The following is a genomic window from Arthrobacter sp. NicSoilB4.
TTGCGGAGTAATGGCCCCTTCTGAACCGCAAATCCTTGGCGCGGGCGAAGCGGGAGTTCGGTCCGGGCAGCCCTACGGCAGCCAGACCATCCGGCCCGGCGCGTCCTGTTCCACGGGCACGTCCCGCGGGCTTACGGTCCCGGCTGTGAGACGGTTGGTAAGTAACGTGACCATCCGATCGTGGGAGAAAAATCAGCATGCGCAGTCCGGACAAGACAACCCCCTGGGGCGACAGCCTGGGCCGCGCCAGCATCAGGACCGCGCAAGTGCTCCTGCTGCTGGTCCTGACCGTCGTGGTGGTCTACGCCCTGATCCAGGTCCGGCTCGTGGTGATCCCGGCCCTGCTGGCGCTGATCCTCGCCGCCGCGATCGCGCCGTTCGTGCACTGGCTGCGCCGCCGCGGCTGGCCCAGCACGGCCGCCACCACCGTGTCCTTCGTGCTGCTGCTCCTCGCGTTCGGGGCCGTGATCACCGGCATCGTCCTGGCCGTCATGAGCCAGGCGGATGAACTGGGCAGCAAGGCCACGGAGGGCTTCGACCGGGTCTACGACTTCATCCGCACGGGCCCCTTCCCGATCGATGACCAGCAGATCCAGCAGGCACGCGACGCCGCCATCGACTTCGCCACCAGCAGCACCGTCGGCGCGGGGGCGATCTCCGGGCTCAGCGCGGCCGGCAACTTCATCACCGGCGCCCTGCTTATGGCTGTGATCCTGTTCTTCTTCCTGAAGGACGGCGAGAGCATCTGGGCGTTCGTGCTGCGGGCGTTCAAAGGCGAGAAGCTGGTCAAGGCGCGCCGCGCCGGGGAACGGAGCCTCAACGTCCTCGGCGGCTATGTGCGCGGAACGTCCATCGTGGCCTTCGTGGACGCGTTCTTCATCGGCCTGGCGCTCGTGATCATGGGCGTGCCGCTCGCGCTGCCGCTCGCCGCGCTGACCTTCATCGGCGCCTTCATTCCGCTGATCGGCGCCACCCTGGCCGGCATTCTCGCGGCGCTCGTCGCGCTGGTAGCCAACGGTCCGCTCGCGGCGCTGATCGTCATCATTGTTGTGATCGTGGTCAACCAGCTGGAGGGCAATTTCCTTCAGCCCGTCGTGATGGGCCAGGCGCTCAACGTCCACGCCCTCGTCATCCTGCTGGCCCTCACCGCCGGCACCATCCTTGCCGGCATCATCGGAGCGATCCTCGCCGTTCCCCTTGTGGCTGTGGGCTGGGCCGCGATCAAGGCGTGGAACTCGGCAGACGCCATCACTCCCCAGGCCATCGCCGAGGCCGAGCATGAGACCCGGCTGAACGAAAAGGGCCAGGGCGTGCGCTCCAAGCCGCGCCAGGCCCGGACGCCGCAGGAAGACCAGTCCGACACCGCGGGCGTGGACGCCAGCCAGGGCTGACCCGCCGGCTGTCTAGACTTCCAGTATGGCCATCTACCTGGACCCCCCACTCTGGCCGGCGCACGGAACGCACTTCTCGCACCTGATCTCGGACACGTCGCTGACGGAACTGCACGCCTTCGCAGCGGCCGCCGGCATCCCGGAACGGGCGTTCGACGGCGACCACTACGATGTCGCCGAAACCCGCTACAGCGCGCTGGTGGCCGCCGGGGCCGTCCCGGTGGAGGGCCGCGTCCTGGTCCGCAAACTGATCGCCAGCGGCCTGCGGATCCCGGCCCGGCGGCGCAGCGCCTCCCTCAAGCTTCCCCTGCTGACCCGCTGGAACGCCGTTCTGCCGGGACACGACTCCCTCTTCCTGGACCTCCTGGACCGCTGGGGCGAGGAGCACCGGAAGTACCACGGCCGCACGCACCTGCTCGCCGTCCTGGAGGCCCTGGACCTCCTCACCGAACCGGCCGATCCGCCGCGCACCGTGCTACTCGCCGCCTGGTTCCACGACGCCGTCTACCGCGGGATCGGGGGCCAGGACGAGGAGGAGTCGGCCCGGCTCGCCGAGGACCGGCTGGTCCACGCGGGCCTCCCCGCGGCCGACGTGGACGAGG
Proteins encoded in this region:
- a CDS encoding AI-2E family transporter: MRSPDKTTPWGDSLGRASIRTAQVLLLLVLTVVVVYALIQVRLVVIPALLALILAAAIAPFVHWLRRRGWPSTAATTVSFVLLLLAFGAVITGIVLAVMSQADELGSKATEGFDRVYDFIRTGPFPIDDQQIQQARDAAIDFATSSTVGAGAISGLSAAGNFITGALLMAVILFFFLKDGESIWAFVLRAFKGEKLVKARRAGERSLNVLGGYVRGTSIVAFVDAFFIGLALVIMGVPLALPLAALTFIGAFIPLIGATLAGILAALVALVANGPLAALIVIIVVIVVNQLEGNFLQPVVMGQALNVHALVILLALTAGTILAGIIGAILAVPLVAVGWAAIKAWNSADAITPQAIAEAEHETRLNEKGQGVRSKPRQARTPQEDQSDTAGVDASQG
- a CDS encoding DUF4031 domain-containing protein, producing the protein MAIYLDPPLWPAHGTHFSHLISDTSLTELHAFAAAAGIPERAFDGDHYDVAETRYSALVAAGAVPVEGRVLVRKLIASGLRIPARRRSASLKLPLLTRWNAVLPGHDSLFLDLLDRWGEEHRKYHGRTHLLAVLEALDLLTEPADPPRTVLLAAWFHDAVYRGIGGQDEEESARLAEDRLVHAGLPAADVDEVARLVRMTADHEPETGDGAAALLSDADLSVLGGTPDAYARYLAAVRQDFAHIGDDDFAAGRAAVVRRLLQLEPLFHTQRGRELWLEAARRNLRAELG